A stretch of DNA from Desulfosarcina ovata subsp. ovata:
AGATAGATTCAGGCCCTGGAAAAAAACTGAATCAGCAGGCCGGTGAATGAAGAAAAATAGCCTCTCCTGAAGGTTTTCCTTGATATTTATCGGAAGTTATCACAGAATAGTCCGGTATCCTCATCAATTGCTTACAATCAGTGTTTATCCCCGGAAGACCAACTTTATGCTTCCAGAAGAACTTCCGGAAGCGATGTTTTGACGGCGGCACATCAATGCCAGGCAATTGGCAATTATTTCATTTAATAAAGGAGGAGATCGTGATGGAAAGTGATCAATGGGTAGCATTGTTGGAAGAAACCATGGCGGCCTGGGACTGGAACGATTACCTGAAGCAGGCTGAGCAGTGGTCGACACAATGGATCGACTCGTGGACGTTACTACAGCCCTATGCCCAGGTCGCCCCCTCTATTCAGATCTGGATGGATGCGGCCATGGCGTTCAACGATCAATGGAAGATGGCCTTGCAGAGTTGGGAAAAAACGACGTCGTCACAACAATCCGATCACAATGAAAAAGAAATCGCCGAGCTGGAAGAAAAATACGAGGCGGCCCAGGAAAAACTAAAGGCGCAAAAACAGGAACTCACCAACCTGAAGCGCGCCCTCACCAATAAGGAAAAAGCTCTGAGCAAAAAGACGGCGACGGCAACCCAGCAACTCAAAGAGATCGGCGAAAAAGACAAAGCGATTCAGACGCTGGAAGAAAAACTGAATCGGCAGGCCGCTCACTTGAAAACGCTTGAAGCACAGGGCCCCAAATCCGCACCGATAAAAAAGCCGGTGCCGAGAACACAACCATCCGTAGCGGCAAAAGGCGTTTAAGGTTGGCGGAAATAAATAATTCCCCCAGATCGCGCCGGATTTGGGGTCGTCTACAAGGCGCCGTCACCCGTGCATATCAGGGAATATGTGCGGGTGGCGGCAACGCGGTAGACGGGCGCAAAGACAAGCAGGATGGAGGAATTATTTATTTCCGGCAACCTAACTCCGTGATGTCCCCAGGGGGGGCAAGCAGGATCGGTCAACGGGAAGGGTCAGGCGTATCATCCTGCAGGTCCAGTTGAAACCGCACCGGCCCCCGGGTCCCCTCCTTGGGATAACGATGGTGCAGGGCATAAGCTGAGTCGGGATAACTCCAGGAAGTGGCGATGGCAACGTGCCCCTTGGGAAACGGGGTCACCTCGGCATCGACATAATCGAGCGGTGCCAGGGCGGTTTCCGGCTCCACCAGGTCATCGTTTAACCCATAGCAGATCAACCAGCGAATTTTCTTTGCCTGCAGGCGCTTGAGCGCCAACTTGCGGCCGAACAGCCTTACCGGCAGGATACCGTCAGCAGAAATGGGCGTATTATAGGAAGCAAAGCTCATCCGCGTGATTTCCATGGGCAGATCATTGCGCTCATACATCAGCCAGTAATTCAGCGCTGCGGCGGTTTTGCCGACACCCTTGGTCTTGCCGTTGTTATTGGCCACCAACAGCATGTCCCGCCACATGACCAGTAACGGAATTTCAATCTCAATACTTTTCAGTTTGTAGATCCAGCCCATCAGATCGCCATCGGCTACCCGGTTTCCATTGGACAAAATTTTGGTCCCGTAAGACAAATCATTGAAAACTACGGGAAGATCACGGAGAAATTGGGCCAACCCCTTGCTTCGCGTGCCGTCCATGGGTGCCACACAGGTGATGAAGGCATCCACGAGATCGTCCAGTTCTCCGCTAAGCAGATCACACAGTGCGGCAAATCCGCCCTGGCAATATCCGTTGAGGGTCACCGCGCGACCATGCCGGCCTTTCAGGTTTTCACAAAAACGGCGGGTATCGCGGGCGTCGTCCTCCGACGTCATGAGCTGAACCGCGGGCGAGGTCTCCACATCTTTGAGAATGCGGACGTAGGTAGGAATGCCCTGATCGGCATACGCATGCGCGTAACTGCGTCCTTCCCCCGGCAAAAAAGAGAGAATATTGGCCCCCAGAACAAAAGGCGGCATGATCAACAGCGGTTTTCCATCCCGGCGCGTCGGCGTTTTTAAGTTTCGCGGTAACACCTGATAAAGCTCGAAACGGTCGGTTTCGTCAATTTTTGTCCCGGCAGGCTGCCGTTCGAAATGAAAACCGAACTCCGCTTCGATATCATCAATGGCTTTCGGATAGGTGTAGGCCACGCCCTCCACCAATGTGTTGATCCGTTTGGCAAAACGGCTGCACGCATCCGGACTGCCGGACAGGAAGGCCTCCATAGCCGTATTGACCTCGCTTTGAACAAACTGGTTCGCCGCCGAACAGCTGCCCCGAAGGGCCCGGTCCACCAATTCAAGATTCATCTGTCCCAATTTGGTGTAG
This window harbors:
- a CDS encoding metal transporter, which gives rise to MTEPIWSRQWQETLAPINLLNACQTGTATLTRYANAFYIPFLLAASYFNRVEGQRFWQRNPLDNLAAYTKLGQMNLELVDRALRGSCSAANQFVQSEVNTAMEAFLSGSPDACSRFAKRINTLVEGVAYTYPKAIDDIEAEFGFHFERQPAGTKIDETDRFELYQVLPRNLKTPTRRDGKPLLIMPPFVLGANILSFLPGEGRSYAHAYADQGIPTYVRILKDVETSPAVQLMTSEDDARDTRRFCENLKGRHGRAVTLNGYCQGGFAALCDLLSGELDDLVDAFITCVAPMDGTRSKGLAQFLRDLPVVFNDLSYGTKILSNGNRVADGDLMGWIYKLKSIEIEIPLLVMWRDMLLVANNNGKTKGVGKTAAALNYWLMYERNDLPMEITRMSFASYNTPISADGILPVRLFGRKLALKRLQAKKIRWLICYGLNDDLVEPETALAPLDYVDAEVTPFPKGHVAIATSWSYPDSAYALHHRYPKEGTRGPVRFQLDLQDDTPDPSR